The following are encoded in a window of Phaseolus vulgaris cultivar G19833 chromosome 3, P. vulgaris v2.0, whole genome shotgun sequence genomic DNA:
- the LOC137807259 gene encoding pathogenesis-related homeodomain protein-like yields the protein MRDSVKKSNDKGSKKSDHLKARTKGKKDKVKVESKSHTKNVGTDVSRKRVISSLKIKGPRKDSSDKKLITGQKLPLKNKKSSQKPSLKLQGKKASLSSRKEGKDADGEVKLKKMKRKRKKKRQRNNLDLDDPSRLQRRTRYLLIKMKLEQNLIDAYSGEGWKGQSREKIRPEKELQRARKQILKCRLGIRDAIRQLDSLGSLSSIEDSAIAPDGSGCHEHIFCAKCKVREEPPDNDVIRCYGTCKRAFHQRCVDPPLDTENVPPGRQNWFCKFCECKMEILEAMNAHLGTHFSLHSAWQDVFKEEAAIPDGETALLNPEEEWPSDDSEDDDYDPERKEDSPNINMEGTNDSASDDLSSSTSLCYSDDEYSPVDGVSHEYLFVNSSIDSDESEDKACGRRQRKAVDYKQLYDEMFGKEAPAYEQLSEDEDWGPGKRKRREKECDAVDSLMTLHESENKHPNNEQNNMTIKYSSSTNMKRHCFRIPRDSVEKLRQVFAVNELPPRSIREDLSKELGLDTEKVSKWFKNARYLALKNRKHQAEGEANQLKRITSTKNSRLQNQENTDLLKSKTLKITSHSEKDVKNVSGRKKIKFSSKKRPPEIPPPPGENGNKDLMEISDDVSLKKLLKKKKKRLVSFTFEGDSQTAELEFERLCKLKQKLVSMKQKLTTIQSFRVKGSDEPHSNEPSIVYVPTAVLREKFE from the exons ATGCGGGATAGTGTGAAGAAGTCAAACGACAAAGGATCTAAAAAATCTGATCATTTGAAGGCACGTACGAAAGGGAAGAAGGATAAAGTGAAAGTGGAATCAAAATCTCATACAAAAAATGTTGGCACTGATGTATCAAGGAAAAGAGTTATCTCTTCCCTCAAGATCAAAGGGCCACGTAAGGATTCTTCAGATAAGAAATTGATTACTGGACAAAAATTGCCTTTGAAGAACAAAAAATCTTCACAGAAGCCATCCTTGAAGTTACAAGGCAAAAAAGCTTCTCTTAGCTCTAGAAAAGAGGGGAAAGATGCTGATGGGGAGGTAAAGcttaaaaaaatgaagagaaagagaaagaagaaaagacaaaGGAATAATTTGGATCTTGATGATCCTTCACGCCTGCAGAGGAGAACACGGTATCTTTTAATCAAAATGAAGCTAGAGCAGAACCTTATTGATGCTTACTCTGGAGAAGGTTGGAAAGGTCAGAG TCGAGAAAAGATTAGGCCAGAAAAGGAGCTACAAAGAGCAAGGAagcaaattttaaaatgtagacTTGGTATTCGTGATGCCATTCGCCAGTTGGATTCTCTTGGTTCATTGAGTAGCATTGAAGATTCTGCAATTGCTCCAGATGGATCTGGTTGTCATGAACAT ATATTCTGTGCTAAGTGCAAAGTGCGAGAAGAACCTCCAGATAATGATGTTATACGATGCTATGGTACATGCAAGCGTGCTTTTCACCAAAGATGTGTGGACCCTCCTTTAGACACTGAAAATG TTCCTCCTGGAAGGCAGAACTGGTTTTGTAAATTTTGTGAATGTAAGATGGAAATACTGGAAGCTATGAATGCTCATCTTGGAACTCACTTCTCCTTGCACAGTGCTTGGCAG GATGTATTCAAAGAAGAGGCTGCTATACCTGATGGTGAGACTGCATTACTGAATCCTGAAGAAGAATGGCCGTCAGATGATTCTGAAGATGATGATTATGACCCAGAGAGGAAAGAAGACAGTCCCAATATCAACATGGAAGGAACTAATGATAGTGCATCTGATGATTTAAGCAGTTCTACCAGTCTGTGTTATTCCGATGATGAATATTCTCCAGTAGATGGTGTCAGTCATGAATATCTTTTTGTCAATAGCAGCATAGATTCAGATGAGTCTGAGGACAAAGCCTGTGGGCGTAGGCAGCGAAAAGCTGTTGACTACAAGCAgctttatgat GAAATGTTTGGGAAGGAAGCTCCTGCATATGAACAATTGAGTGAAGATGAAGACTGGGGTCCTGGCAAAAGAAAGCGAAGGGAAAAGGAGTGTGATGCTGTTGATTCTCTTATGACTTTGCATGAAAGTGAGAATAAGCACCCCAATAATGAGCAAAACAACATGACAATAAAATATTCTTCTAGCACAAATATGAAGAGGCATTGTTTTAGGATTCCGCGTGATTCAGTTGAG AAGCTTCGCCAAGTTTTTGCTGTGAATGAACTTCCTCCAAGATCTATTAGAGAGGATCTTTCAAAAGAACTGGGACTTGATACTGAGAAG GTCAGCAAATGGTTCAAAAATGCACGTTACTTGGCGCTTAAAAACAGAAAG CATCAAGCAGAAGGAGAAGCAAATCAACTTAAGAGAATCACTTCCACAAAGAACTCCAGATTACAAAATCAGGAGAATACTGATCTTTTGAAATCAAAGACCTTGAAAATTACAAGTCATTCCGAGAAGGATGTTAAAAATGTCAGTGGCAGAAAGAAAATTAAGTTTTCTAGCAAGAAAAGACCACCAGAAATTCCTCCACCTCCAGGAGAAAATGGCAACAAG GACTTAATGGAGATCAGTGATGATGTGAGCTTGAAGAAactattgaagaaaaaaaagaagaggtTGGTAAGTTTTACATTTGAAGGAGATTCTCAGACGGCAGAGTTGGAATTTGAAAGACTATGCAAATTGAAGCAAAAACTAGTTAGTATGAAGCAAAAATTAACAACAATTCAAAGTTTCAGAGTAAAGGGTTCAGATGAACCCCATTCTAATGAACCATCCATTGTATATGTACCCACAGCTGTTTTAAGGGAAAAATTTGAATGA
- the LOC137807260 gene encoding tRNA-specific adenosine deaminase TAD2: protein MTSPETLAFMELAIHQARLALDALEVPVGCVIVEDGKVIATGRNRTTETRNATRHAEMEAIDVLLGQWQKNGLSMAEVAEKFLNCSLYVTCEPCIMCASALSILGIKEVFYGCSNDKFGGCGSILSLHSSNTTPVNNEVSSGKSFKCTGGIMASEAVLLFRTFYEQGNPNAPKPHRSLARQA from the exons ATGACCTCTCCTGAGACCCTTGCATTCATGGAGCTAGCTATACACCAG GCAAGGTTAGCTTTGGATGCTCTTGAAGTGCCTGTTGG ATGTGTAATTGTTGAGGATGGCAAGGTTATAGCCACAGGCAGGAACCGAACTACCGAGACACGAAAT GCCACAAGGCACGCAGAAATGGAAGCTATAGACGTGCTTCTAGGGCAGTGGCAGAAAAATGGACTTTCAATGGCTGAAGTTGCTGAAAAATTCTTAAACTGCAGTCTTTATGTTACCTGTGAACCATGCATAATGTGCGCATCTGCTTTATCAATTTTAG GTATAAAGGAAGTATTTTATGGCTGTTCAAATGATAAATTTGGAGGTTGTGGATCGATACTGTCATTGCATTCAAGTAACACCACACCAGTCAATAA tGAAGTTTCATCAGGAAAGAGTTTCAAATGTACTGGAGGTATAATGGCATCAGAAGCTGTCCTTCTCTTTCGAACATTCTATGAGCAAGGAAATCCCAATG CTCCAAAGCCACACAGGTCTTTAGCACGTCAGGCATGA